One Dehalococcoidales bacterium genomic window carries:
- a CDS encoding R3H domain-containing nucleic acid-binding protein: protein MDIIKDTLENILERMGVEASVQYLESDTPFDETGEDSPTVYNIEGDDLGILIGRRGQTLACLQYIVKIIAANQIQDALPSVVIDVNGYKQKRKEVLRELAERVAGQVEASGRSFTLEPMPPYERRIIHLALIDHPGVLTESVGYGEDRKVSVIPKH, encoded by the coding sequence ATGGACATTATTAAAGATACTTTAGAAAATATTCTGGAGAGAATGGGGGTGGAAGCTTCCGTTCAATATCTGGAGAGCGATACCCCTTTTGACGAAACAGGCGAAGATTCTCCGACTGTTTATAACATCGAGGGCGATGATTTAGGAATTCTAATCGGCAGGCGCGGGCAAACGCTGGCCTGTTTACAATACATTGTTAAAATCATTGCCGCCAACCAAATCCAGGATGCGCTGCCTTCGGTTGTGATTGATGTTAACGGATACAAACAAAAGCGCAAAGAGGTTTTAAGAGAGCTTGCCGAACGCGTTGCCGGGCAGGTGGAAGCCAGCGGCAGGTCGTTTACTTTGGAACCGATGCCGCCCTATGAAAGGCGCATTATTCACCTTGCCTTAATCGATCATCCGGGGGTTTTAACCGAAAGTGTCGGTTACGGTGAAGACCGCAAGGTTTCCGTTATTCCCAAGCACTAA